The following proteins come from a genomic window of Leptospira barantonii:
- the batB gene encoding VWA domain-containing protein BatB, producing MNYEFSSYLKSVFLAVTVVWIIYSILRIFVVYKIKEWRIFYPGLERVSSFPNTRLVLARVLLIFAVLTCVFFSGLKTDYKDEKREESFKGVDILFLVDVSLSMQAIDSQPNRLARFKEILLRMLPGFSGNRFGMIVFAASPFLYCPMTSDISAFSDYVRGLDVDMVGDRGTDLNKAFLKADELLKSEKIFRNRILILVTDGEDQNDPEPISFPANFQVWAAGTPEGGPIAYNDEDSGLSGFLLKDGTLTPNFNSPGIIHSKMNHNFLRNLASKNDGSFYTLDGNPPDPETLKKEILTLEENLYSRKKDLKRAEGSGKFLFVAVLLLLADWIFVEYFLFSKKKSGTAA from the coding sequence ATGAACTACGAATTTTCCTCGTATCTGAAAAGCGTATTCCTCGCCGTGACGGTCGTCTGGATAATATATTCCATTCTTAGAATATTCGTAGTTTATAAAATAAAGGAATGGAGAATCTTTTATCCCGGTCTCGAACGGGTTTCTTCCTTTCCGAATACGCGCCTCGTTTTGGCGAGAGTTCTTCTGATCTTTGCGGTTTTGACCTGCGTGTTCTTTTCCGGTTTGAAAACCGATTATAAGGACGAAAAAAGGGAGGAATCTTTCAAGGGAGTCGATATACTCTTTCTTGTGGACGTAAGTCTTTCCATGCAAGCAATCGACAGTCAGCCCAATCGATTGGCGAGGTTTAAGGAAATTCTATTGCGTATGCTTCCCGGGTTTTCCGGGAATCGATTCGGTATGATCGTGTTCGCCGCCAGTCCGTTTTTATACTGTCCGATGACCTCCGACATCTCCGCGTTTTCGGATTACGTTCGCGGTTTGGACGTGGACATGGTGGGAGATCGGGGCACGGATTTGAATAAGGCTTTTTTAAAAGCGGACGAATTGCTCAAGTCTGAAAAGATTTTTCGGAATCGGATTCTGATTTTGGTTACGGACGGGGAGGATCAAAACGATCCGGAGCCGATTTCGTTTCCCGCGAATTTTCAAGTATGGGCCGCGGGAACACCGGAAGGCGGACCGATCGCATACAACGACGAGGATTCGGGGCTCAGCGGATTTCTTTTGAAGGACGGAACTCTTACGCCTAACTTCAATTCGCCGGGGATCATACACTCCAAAATGAATCATAACTTCTTAAGAAATCTTGCAAGTAAGAACGACGGATCTTTTTATACCTTGGACGGAAATCCTCCCGATCCGGAAACGCTTAAAAAGGAGATTCTTACTTTGGAAGAGAACTTGTATTCGAGAAAGAAGGATCTGAAACGCGCCGAAGGTTCCGGAAAATTTCTGTTCGTAGCAGTTCTTCTTCTTTTGGCGGATTGGATTTTCGTGGAATACTTTCTGTTTTCAAAAAAGAAATCGGGAACGGCCGCATGA
- a CDS encoding DUF1574 domain-containing protein yields the protein MKSKPFLWYPVLLFFAIFLFDKIFFLDKVRDYVKQEFTYIYYDVKKELLQEIVSKYGSEGEYSKNPEKKKKLMILMGSSRMLYFQNSDLQAFYPDWDIYNLSSAVTTPAYYLYFLEGLSKGGVNPDLIVIESDPFQFNKNSTTFKKSNLANSFDPIFILKYAWTLGKENVNYYFANFLFGVSYNKPYVGNVIKRLKNENFEIGEMLKSMTIATLKTDKGNSISPAGAYVEKDFGKIQESARKTVGWIYPSYAPSEMQYSFYGKILDLLREKKWNALFVKPGASAPMEKVLNELNIPEPWFEIVRPLHEKAGIPLVDMSKDSYYACNTYADSGHISLDCYRPFIRFILLHYYLDKK from the coding sequence TTGAAGTCCAAGCCCTTTCTCTGGTATCCAGTTCTTCTCTTTTTCGCAATCTTCCTATTCGATAAAATTTTCTTTTTGGATAAGGTCCGGGACTACGTAAAACAAGAATTCACTTACATCTACTACGACGTCAAAAAGGAACTTCTCCAGGAGATCGTTTCCAAATACGGTTCCGAGGGAGAATATTCCAAAAACCCGGAAAAGAAAAAGAAACTCATGATTCTCATGGGTTCTTCCCGGATGCTTTACTTTCAGAACTCGGATCTTCAGGCGTTTTATCCGGATTGGGATATCTACAATCTTTCTTCCGCGGTTACGACTCCCGCGTATTATCTCTACTTTCTGGAAGGTCTTTCCAAGGGCGGGGTGAATCCGGATCTGATCGTGATCGAAAGCGATCCGTTTCAATTCAACAAGAACAGCACTACATTCAAAAAATCGAATTTAGCAAACAGCTTCGATCCGATCTTCATTCTAAAATACGCATGGACATTGGGTAAGGAAAACGTAAACTATTACTTCGCGAATTTTCTTTTCGGTGTGAGTTACAACAAACCCTATGTCGGAAACGTAATCAAACGTCTGAAAAACGAGAATTTTGAAATCGGCGAGATGTTGAAGTCTATGACGATCGCAACGCTCAAAACCGATAAGGGAAATTCGATTTCTCCCGCGGGCGCGTATGTCGAAAAGGATTTCGGTAAGATTCAGGAGTCGGCGCGTAAAACGGTGGGTTGGATTTATCCTTCGTATGCTCCATCGGAAATGCAGTATTCTTTTTACGGGAAGATATTGGATCTGCTTCGGGAAAAAAAATGGAACGCTCTGTTCGTAAAACCGGGTGCGTCTGCGCCGATGGAAAAGGTCTTAAACGAGTTGAACATTCCCGAACCGTGGTTTGAAATCGTTCGTCCTCTTCACGAAAAGGCTGGGATTCCTTTGGTGGATATGAGCAAGGATTCTTATTACGCTTGTAACACGTATGCGGACAGCGGCCATATTTCTTTGGATTGTTATAGACCTTTCATCCGATTCATTTTACTCCACTACTATCTCGACAAAAAATAA
- a CDS encoding LIC20036 family protein, with product MSIENSPRSFWKRDLTIFIPTAILFFIIGYLLRNCGPGSDIGRTAKVTYSGSFTQGILVSMDRKFVKITDPDQEIPTELVEKIEFLAEEKPSDSAELSANDKLFVGTYQLTVGPHKGTLQFFGGKNGRLYGILKFSNWGKGKAESLGGIFTKGNQIQFVRSCVGVKCSEIGSNVPFSQKYSGVLEGRSISGTYRGNNSSGNWDAKR from the coding sequence ATGAGCATTGAAAATTCTCCGCGATCCTTTTGGAAACGCGACCTTACGATTTTTATTCCCACCGCGATTTTGTTTTTTATCATCGGTTATCTTCTGAGAAACTGCGGCCCCGGTTCGGACATCGGGAGAACCGCGAAGGTCACGTATAGCGGATCTTTTACACAAGGTATTCTCGTTTCTATGGATCGTAAATTTGTAAAGATCACCGATCCGGATCAGGAGATCCCCACGGAGTTGGTGGAGAAGATAGAATTCTTAGCCGAAGAAAAACCTTCGGACTCGGCCGAACTTTCCGCAAACGATAAACTTTTTGTGGGCACGTATCAACTTACCGTCGGTCCGCACAAGGGCACTCTCCAGTTTTTCGGAGGGAAGAACGGAAGACTTTATGGAATTCTAAAGTTCTCCAATTGGGGAAAAGGAAAAGCCGAATCGCTCGGAGGAATTTTTACGAAAGGAAATCAGATTCAATTCGTTCGTTCCTGCGTCGGCGTGAAATGTTCCGAGATCGGTAGCAACGTCCCATTCTCCCAAAAATATTCGGGCGTTTTGGAAGGACGTTCGATCAGCGGAACGTATCGAGGCAACAATAGCTCGGGCAATTGGGACGCGAAACGTTAA
- the batA gene encoding VWA domain-containing protein BatA, with translation MNFEYPYALFLLAPVWIWALIYYKNKMYLRRMEVRLPGRREGVLSKFENLGIFLPLLRPIAISLIVVALAGPGKKTTFLPDEKEGIDIMIALDVSGSMSRSRDFLPETRLGVSKKLLRRFIEKRKNDRLGLVVFAGAAYLQAPLTGDRESLNEILGTIEEETVEEQGTAIGDAIILSTYRLRTSQARSRLIVLITDGVSNTGKIDPVTATDLAEHIGAKIYSIGIGKEDSSYEINFEILQELSANTGGQFFRAEDPEEMRAVLASIDTLEKDPLQAPPKEVRETEYEIWLYRALAVLLLDLMLRSFFFRYYV, from the coding sequence ATGAATTTCGAATATCCTTACGCTCTTTTTCTGCTGGCTCCGGTTTGGATCTGGGCTCTCATATATTATAAAAACAAAATGTATTTACGAAGAATGGAAGTCCGCCTCCCCGGTAGAAGGGAAGGGGTCCTTTCTAAGTTCGAAAATCTCGGAATCTTTCTTCCGTTGTTACGTCCGATCGCGATCAGTTTGATCGTTGTCGCGCTCGCGGGTCCGGGTAAAAAAACCACATTCCTTCCCGATGAAAAAGAAGGAATCGATATCATGATCGCATTGGACGTTTCCGGTTCCATGTCGAGAAGCAGGGATTTTCTTCCGGAAACAAGGCTGGGTGTTTCGAAAAAACTTCTTCGCAGATTTATCGAAAAAAGAAAGAACGATCGGCTCGGTCTTGTCGTGTTTGCGGGCGCGGCTTATCTGCAGGCTCCGTTGACGGGGGATCGAGAATCTCTCAACGAAATTTTGGGAACGATTGAAGAAGAAACCGTGGAGGAACAAGGAACCGCGATCGGCGACGCGATCATTCTTTCCACATATCGATTGAGAACTTCTCAAGCGAGATCCAGGTTGATCGTTCTCATCACCGATGGAGTTTCCAATACGGGTAAGATCGATCCGGTGACGGCGACCGATCTCGCGGAACATATTGGCGCGAAGATTTATTCGATCGGAATCGGAAAGGAAGACAGTTCTTACGAGATCAATTTCGAAATTCTTCAAGAGCTTTCCGCAAATACGGGAGGTCAATTCTTTCGCGCCGAAGATCCGGAAGAGATGAGGGCCGTACTTGCGTCGATCGACACTCTTGAAAAAGATCCTTTGCAGGCTCCTCCCAAGGAAGTCCGCGAAACGGAATACGAGATCTGGCTCTACAGAGCGCTCGCGGTTCTGCTGTTGGATCTGATGTTACGTTCTTTCTTTTTCAGGTATTACGTATGA
- the batC gene encoding TPR repeat-containing protein BatC, protein MKRIRTLKYSTLLMFLCFCFAGSAHAVELDPGGNRVGEGLEHYNQGEYSESLKMYQEAESYFPEDSRLEFNRGSVEFRSGNVDKAIRHFEKSANSPSSSPEVQWKSRFNLGNSYMRMGDRKKAAEEYIKALKLNPNLTEARKNLEYLRRTPPPNSGSANSGSQNQPKNSKNSQPQNNSPQSGSGTFSGNGDSQEKNSKEHGSQNPRDRLTDEETKRIMDSLDLNKVRRKSRKSRDREVFW, encoded by the coding sequence ATGAAACGAATTCGTACATTGAAATATTCGACTCTTCTAATGTTCCTGTGTTTCTGTTTTGCGGGTTCCGCCCACGCAGTAGAGTTGGATCCGGGAGGAAACCGGGTCGGCGAGGGTCTCGAACACTACAATCAGGGAGAATATTCGGAATCCTTGAAAATGTATCAGGAAGCCGAGTCCTATTTTCCGGAGGATTCAAGACTGGAATTCAATCGGGGTTCCGTAGAGTTTAGATCGGGTAACGTCGATAAGGCGATTCGACATTTTGAAAAATCGGCAAATTCTCCCTCGTCCTCTCCCGAGGTTCAATGGAAATCCAGATTCAATCTGGGAAACAGTTATATGCGTATGGGAGACCGTAAAAAAGCCGCGGAAGAATATATCAAAGCCCTAAAACTCAATCCGAATCTTACCGAAGCGAGAAAAAATCTGGAGTATCTGAGAAGAACACCTCCGCCTAATTCGGGTTCGGCGAACTCCGGTTCTCAAAATCAACCCAAGAATTCGAAAAATTCTCAGCCGCAAAACAATTCTCCGCAGAGCGGGAGCGGAACGTTTTCGGGGAACGGAGATTCTCAAGAAAAGAATAGTAAAGAACACGGTTCTCAGAACCCAAGAGATCGTCTAACCGATGAGGAAACAAAAAGGATCATGGATTCCCTGGATCTGAACAAGGTGCGCAGAAAAAGTAGAAAGAGCCGGGACAGAGAGGTTTTTTGGTGA
- a CDS encoding HigA family addiction module antitoxin, with protein MKKWIKNPHPGDILNEEFLKPLGLSAYQLYKDTGIPQSRISEIIHGKRSVSATYALKLGKYFDLPPKFWLGLQNDYDLMQAERKIQNQLSKIKKHSVA; from the coding sequence ATGAAAAAATGGATTAAAAACCCTCACCCGGGCGACATTCTCAACGAAGAATTTCTCAAACCGCTGGGCTTAAGCGCGTATCAATTGTATAAGGATACCGGAATTCCGCAATCCCGCATCAGCGAAATCATTCACGGGAAAAGAAGCGTATCCGCGACATACGCGCTCAAGTTGGGAAAGTATTTCGATCTTCCCCCCAAGTTCTGGTTAGGTTTGCAAAACGACTACGATCTTATGCAGGCGGAAAGAAAAATTCAAAATCAACTTTCCAAGATCAAAAAACATTCCGTAGCCTGA
- a CDS encoding LB_053 family protein → MKKRIHILLYSWILIFYAGFGLVADLNAGTVESISPQKALIGEKIRYELKWTGADVKDVQFPEVGFHFSENAPDLPWFEVLYSEKKENSLTVDFAYYVTGEYWIPVSWTDSNGKKEFSKEKVLVDSSIPDSDTGPADIIPPMTFSGSYLGRLLVFLILGGLLIAFGIYAYRIYSSENSPLDAIIQAEPTLERIEVFEIRLNELLKKEPIPARDFARLLSGYIREKSANLSGRKTSAFTEVELFRFLYDQFPFEEKELQSWRKFLTEKKFRPGEAFLTKEDAEDKFSHWKGIWDKK, encoded by the coding sequence ATGAAAAAGAGAATTCATATTTTATTGTATTCTTGGATTCTAATATTCTACGCTGGGTTCGGGCTCGTCGCGGATCTGAACGCCGGAACGGTCGAATCGATTTCGCCGCAGAAGGCTTTGATCGGAGAAAAAATCCGTTACGAACTCAAATGGACCGGAGCCGATGTGAAGGACGTTCAGTTTCCCGAAGTAGGATTTCATTTTTCGGAAAACGCACCGGATCTTCCCTGGTTCGAGGTTTTATATTCCGAAAAAAAGGAGAATTCGCTTACGGTCGACTTCGCATATTACGTTACGGGGGAATATTGGATTCCCGTTTCCTGGACCGACTCGAACGGTAAAAAAGAATTTTCCAAAGAGAAAGTGCTCGTGGATTCTTCGATTCCGGATTCGGATACCGGGCCGGCCGATATCATTCCTCCTATGACTTTTTCGGGTTCTTATTTGGGAAGACTTCTCGTATTTCTGATCCTCGGCGGTTTGTTGATTGCCTTCGGGATCTACGCGTATCGGATTTATTCTTCCGAAAATTCTCCGTTAGACGCCATCATTCAGGCCGAGCCGACCTTGGAACGAATCGAAGTTTTTGAGATTCGATTGAATGAACTTTTAAAAAAAGAACCGATTCCCGCGCGGGACTTCGCTCGTTTGTTGTCCGGTTATATCCGCGAAAAATCCGCGAATCTTTCGGGAAGAAAAACTTCTGCTTTCACGGAAGTCGAATTGTTCCGTTTTTTATACGATCAGTTTCCGTTCGAGGAAAAGGAGCTTCAATCCTGGCGGAAATTTCTTACTGAAAAAAAATTCAGACCGGGAGAGGCGTTTCTTACTAAGGAAGATGCAGAGGATAAATTCTCGCATTGGAAAGGGATCTGGGATAAAAAATGA
- a CDS encoding type II toxin-antitoxin system RelE/ParE family toxin yields MIQSFKNKDTAKIWEGLFVRSIPNQISEIALRKLRMIHNSSSVENLKSPPGNKLEILSGDRKGQYSIRINDQWRICFRWNEQGEHDVEIVDYH; encoded by the coding sequence TTGATCCAAAGTTTTAAAAACAAGGATACCGCAAAAATCTGGGAAGGTTTGTTCGTGAGATCGATCCCGAATCAGATTTCGGAAATCGCTCTTAGAAAACTGAGGATGATCCACAACTCTTCGAGCGTGGAAAATCTAAAATCTCCGCCGGGAAATAAACTCGAGATTCTCTCCGGAGACAGAAAGGGTCAATATAGCATTCGAATCAACGATCAATGGCGTATTTGTTTTCGTTGGAATGAGCAAGGAGAGCATGACGTGGAAATCGTGGATTATCACTGA
- a CDS encoding DUF58 domain-containing protein, translated as MIRKEFLSILSSLELGRRTRSLKEKTGSAESPKRGRGLDFKDVRLYSFGDDTRLIDWNVTSRFGELYVREFYEEKERQAILFYDISSSMEWGSGEFSRAENAFQVLALISLLYVQKGNRAKIVLYCDKVEWETDFLKSRDELLPVLKKISVRDLVSRPSNPLLPFQYLKNRVHRHAEVFLLSDFIGIRNLKKYSGLKKHYSLHAIRFRDPLEIDPPKSMLSFFYTRDPEEKAGGLLGKSFSPEFELRSLRSFFQSSLLDLTEQDLKSKGLIRYFSK; from the coding sequence ATGATCCGCAAAGAATTTTTATCGATTCTCTCGAGCCTGGAGCTCGGACGCAGGACCCGTTCTTTAAAGGAAAAGACCGGAAGCGCGGAAAGTCCCAAACGGGGAAGAGGCCTCGACTTTAAGGACGTTCGTCTTTACAGTTTTGGAGACGATACTCGTCTCATCGATTGGAATGTAACCTCCCGATTCGGAGAACTTTACGTTCGAGAATTTTACGAAGAGAAAGAAAGACAGGCCATTCTGTTTTACGATATATCCTCTTCGATGGAATGGGGTTCCGGAGAATTTTCGCGGGCCGAAAATGCGTTTCAAGTTCTCGCGCTTATTTCGCTTCTTTATGTTCAAAAAGGGAATCGTGCAAAGATCGTTCTTTATTGCGACAAGGTCGAATGGGAAACCGATTTTCTAAAATCAAGAGACGAACTACTTCCCGTTTTAAAAAAGATTTCCGTGCGAGATCTCGTGTCGCGTCCTTCAAATCCTCTTTTGCCGTTTCAATATCTAAAAAACCGAGTTCATAGACACGCGGAAGTATTTTTGTTAAGCGACTTCATCGGAATCCGGAATCTAAAAAAATATTCCGGTTTGAAAAAACATTATTCACTGCACGCGATTCGATTCAGGGATCCTCTTGAAATCGATCCTCCGAAATCTATGTTGTCCTTTTTTTATACCCGTGACCCCGAGGAAAAAGCCGGAGGGCTTTTGGGTAAAAGTTTTTCTCCGGAATTCGAACTCAGATCCTTACGGTCCTTTTTTCAGTCCTCTCTTTTGGATCTGACCGAACAGGATTTGAAATCCAAGGGCCTGATCCGGTATTTTTCAAAATGA
- a CDS encoding LIC20035 family adhesin, translated as MKQLCLSLLAVVAVSCSTIPGVENKGKDQEIQILPPNIRVEKYKETFNMKAEGPVVTDCSGKPCTPEQLDGLKPDQIKKFKKNGAWKEYQEKEDSATKKKVSVLIRTGEYKDDKREGSWKTLYETGEVLRDTPYVGGVKEGEEKKLKRDGTPTESTVYKADKKNGPYWKKNNEGLMDEEGSYKDDQKDGLWTEYYAEPGQNGAKKKVSNYSNGQKQGAETSYHKDGSTVQSEGSYKDDLKTGIWKTYYDNGSIQMEGGYKPKPAPADEKEKDPKEKKALRSGYWKEYYKNGNVFAEGQREHTRKGVWKFNWNNGNPAYKGEMMNEFMMSSAEAYNKEGQLIGKGKLQFSIMNIDEATNELKASYKPDIPFTYYKNGNKQFEIVSDAKAIEYDDNGSKVGEGPIMVGTNKKNGCWTLASGKVYYINGNENKRMGEMQGCK; from the coding sequence ATGAAACAACTCTGCTTGTCTCTTCTCGCAGTCGTGGCCGTTTCCTGCTCTACGATTCCCGGCGTGGAAAATAAGGGCAAGGATCAGGAAATTCAAATTCTCCCTCCGAATATCCGTGTGGAAAAATATAAGGAAACCTTCAACATGAAGGCCGAAGGTCCGGTCGTTACGGATTGTAGCGGCAAACCCTGTACTCCCGAACAACTCGACGGTTTAAAACCGGATCAGATCAAGAAGTTCAAAAAGAACGGAGCTTGGAAAGAATATCAGGAGAAGGAAGATTCCGCGACGAAGAAGAAAGTCAGCGTTCTCATTCGTACCGGTGAATACAAGGACGACAAACGCGAAGGTTCTTGGAAAACCCTGTATGAAACCGGAGAAGTTCTTCGTGACACTCCTTACGTCGGCGGCGTGAAGGAAGGCGAAGAGAAAAAATTAAAACGAGACGGAACTCCGACCGAAAGCACGGTTTACAAAGCGGATAAGAAGAACGGACCTTATTGGAAAAAGAACAACGAAGGTCTGATGGATGAGGAGGGTTCTTACAAAGACGATCAAAAAGACGGTCTTTGGACGGAATACTACGCGGAGCCCGGACAAAACGGAGCTAAGAAAAAAGTTTCCAATTACTCAAACGGACAGAAACAAGGCGCGGAAACTTCCTATCATAAGGACGGAAGCACCGTTCAAAGCGAAGGTTCTTACAAGGACGATCTGAAAACCGGAATTTGGAAAACGTATTACGACAACGGATCGATCCAGATGGAAGGCGGTTACAAACCGAAACCGGCTCCGGCGGACGAAAAGGAAAAAGATCCGAAAGAAAAGAAGGCTCTTCGTTCCGGCTATTGGAAAGAATATTATAAAAACGGAAACGTCTTCGCCGAAGGTCAAAGAGAACATACGCGCAAAGGCGTTTGGAAGTTCAATTGGAACAACGGAAATCCCGCTTACAAAGGCGAGATGATGAACGAGTTTATGATGTCCTCCGCGGAAGCGTATAACAAGGAAGGACAACTGATCGGGAAAGGAAAACTTCAATTCTCCATCATGAACATAGATGAGGCGACTAACGAGCTTAAGGCGAGTTACAAACCCGATATTCCGTTTACGTATTACAAAAACGGAAACAAACAGTTCGAAATCGTAAGCGACGCAAAGGCGATCGAATACGACGACAACGGTTCTAAAGTGGGCGAGGGTCCGATCATGGTCGGAACGAACAAAAAGAACGGTTGTTGGACTCTTGCTTCCGGTAAAGTGTATTACATCAACGGAAACGAAAACAAAAGAATGGGAGAAATGCAAGGCTGTAAGTAA
- a CDS encoding AAA family ATPase, which produces MEKDLLSAEDVEFARIKLETLKKELGKEITGQDEVIRNVLVCLVCQGHVLLEGMPGLAKTLLARSLAGALDLDFKRIQFTPDLLPADLVGTVVFNPKTTEFETRKGPVFTGVLLADEINRAPAKVQSALLESMEEKTITIGDKTYKLDKPFLVIATQNPIDQDGTYPLPEAQMDRFLMKVNVSYPALEEEVAILDQHGKLNSENGKIKKVVTSKEILKLSSLVDDVFIEEKIKSYIVRLVRNTRPEERTIPELIPYIRHGASPRASLSILKSSKANALLNGRTYVIPEDVKVSLVEILRHRILLTFEAISEELNVESLIQTVVEATPVP; this is translated from the coding sequence ATGGAAAAAGATCTGCTTTCCGCAGAAGACGTGGAGTTTGCCAGAATCAAACTGGAAACTCTCAAAAAAGAATTGGGAAAAGAAATCACGGGACAAGACGAAGTCATTCGCAACGTCCTGGTTTGTCTCGTATGTCAGGGTCACGTTCTTTTGGAAGGAATGCCCGGACTTGCAAAAACCTTGCTCGCAAGATCTCTCGCGGGCGCTCTCGATCTGGACTTTAAAAGAATTCAATTCACTCCCGATCTTTTACCGGCCGACCTCGTCGGAACAGTCGTATTCAATCCAAAAACAACGGAATTCGAAACGAGAAAAGGGCCCGTGTTCACCGGAGTTCTACTCGCGGACGAAATCAATCGCGCGCCCGCAAAGGTTCAATCCGCTCTTCTCGAAAGTATGGAAGAGAAGACGATCACGATCGGAGATAAAACGTATAAACTCGATAAACCTTTTCTTGTGATCGCAACTCAGAACCCGATCGATCAGGACGGAACGTATCCTTTGCCCGAAGCGCAGATGGATCGGTTTTTGATGAAAGTCAACGTAAGTTATCCCGCATTGGAAGAGGAAGTCGCGATTCTCGATCAACACGGAAAACTCAACTCCGAAAACGGAAAGATCAAAAAGGTAGTAACCTCCAAAGAGATCCTAAAACTTTCATCCTTGGTGGACGACGTATTCATCGAAGAGAAAATCAAGTCCTACATCGTTCGTTTGGTTCGTAATACAAGACCGGAAGAAAGAACCATCCCCGAGTTGATACCTTATATCCGTCACGGAGCTTCTCCTCGGGCGTCCTTGAGTATATTAAAAAGTTCTAAAGCGAATGCGCTTTTAAACGGAAGAACGTATGTCATTCCCGAAGACGTCAAGGTTTCGCTCGTGGAAATTCTAAGACATAGAATTCTTCTTACGTTCGAAGCCATCTCCGAGGAATTGAACGTGGAATCCCTGATTCAAACCGTTGTGGAGGCGACTCCGGTTCCTTAA